A single region of the Brassica rapa cultivar Chiifu-401-42 chromosome A03, CAAS_Brap_v3.01, whole genome shotgun sequence genome encodes:
- the LOC103857289 gene encoding ran-binding protein 1 homolog b, which produces MASISNEPEREHRDEEESGANEDEDTGAQVAPIIKLEEVAVTTGEENEDAILDLKSKLYRFDKDGSQWKERGAGTVKFLKHKESGKIRLVMRQSKTLKICANHLVTSGMSVQEHAGNDKSCVWHARDFSDGELKDELFCIRFASVENCKAFMQKFKEVTDSEEEKEESKEASDTAGLLEKLTVEEKDTEEKKEEKPVEKVASAEAEKAVEEKKTEESVPSA; this is translated from the exons ATGGCGAGCATCAGCAACGAGCCGGAGCGCGAGCACAGAGACGAAGAAGAGTCCGGAGCCAACGAGGACGAAGACACCGGCGCTCAGGTCGCTCCCATCATCAAACTCGAAGAAGTCGCCGTCACTACCGGCGAAGAAAACGAAGACGCAATCCTCGATCT GAAATCGAAGCTGTATAGGTTCGATAAAGATGGGAGTCAGTGGAAGGAGAGAGGCGCTGGTACGGTCAAGTTCTTGAAGCATAAGGAGTCAGGGAAGATCCGTCTCGTTATGAGGCAGTCCAAAACTCTCAAGATCTGTGCTAATCATCTCG TTACGTCGGGGATGAGTGTTCAGGAACACGCTGGGAATGATAAGTCTTGTGTGTGGCACGCTCGTGATTTCTCCGACGGGGAGTTGAAGGATGAGCTTTTCTGTATCCGGTTTGCTTCTGTTGAGA ACTGCAAAGCATTTATGCAAAAGTTCAAGGAAGTTACCGATtctgaagaagagaaagaagagagtaaAGAGGCTTCTGATACTGCTGGTCTTCTTGAGAAGTTGACAGTGGAAGAGAAGGACACCgaggagaagaaggaagagaaaCCAGTCGAGAAGGTAGCATCAGCAGAGGCAGAGAAAGCTGTTGAAGAAAAGAAAACCGAGGAGTCTGTGCCCTCTGCGTAA
- the LOC103857287 gene encoding protein transport protein SEC13 homolog B, with the protein MPGQKIETGHEDMVHDVQMDYYGKRVATASSDCTIKITGVSNNGGSQHLATLTGHRGPVWQVAWAHPKFGSFLASCSYDGQVILWKEGSQNQWTQAHVFTDHKSSVNSIAWAPHDLGLSLACGSSDGNISVFTGRADGGWDTTKIDQAHPVGVTSVSWAPATSPGALVSSGLLDPIYKLASGGCDNTVKVWKLSNGSWKMDCFPALQKHTDWVRDVAWAPNLGLPKSTIASGSQDGKVIIWTVGKEGEQWEGKVLKDFMTPVWRVSWSLTGNMLAVSDGNNNVTVWKEAVDGEWEQVTVLE; encoded by the coding sequence ATGCCGGGACAGAAGATTGAAACAGGTCATGAGGACATGGTCCATGATGTGCAAATGGACTACTACGGAAAGCGAGTTGCAACTGCCTCATCTGACTGCACCATCAAGATAACCGGAGTCAGCAACAACGGTGGATCCCAGCACCTAGCTACATTAACCGGCCACCGTGGTCCTGTCTGGCAGGTCGCGTGGGCCCACCCTAAGTTTGGATCATTCCTTGCTTCATGCTCCTATGACGGTCAGGTCATACTCTGGAAAGAAGGCAGCCAAAACCAGTGGACCCAAGCTCATGTCTTCACGGACCATAAATCTTCTGTCAACTCCATCGCTTGGGCTCCTCATGACCTCGGACTATCCTTGGCTTGTGGGTCATCCGACGGAAACATTTCGGTATTCACAGGCCGTGCTGATGGTGGCTGGGACACGACGAAGATTGACCAAGCGCATCCTGTTGGAGTCACTTCTGTCTCATGGGCACCTGCCACTTCCCCTGGTGCTCTTGTCAGCTCTGGCTTGCTTGATCCGATTTACAAGCTGGCTTCCGGTGGGTGTGATAATACTGTGAAAGTGTGGAAGCTCTCAAACGGGTCGTGGAAGATGGATTGCTTTCCGGCTCTTCAGAAGCATACTGATTGGGTTCGTGATGTGGCTTGGGCACCGAACTTGGGTCTCCCTAAGTCCACCATAGCCAGTGGCTCACAGGATGGGAAAGTGATCATATGGACTGTGGGAAAAGAAGGTGAGCAATGGGAAGGTAAGGTTCTGAAGGACTTTATGACTCCGGTGTGGCGGGTGTCGTGGTCGTTGACAGGTAACATGTTGGCTGTGTCCGATGGGAACAACAACGTGACGGTGTGGAAAGAGGCTGTTGATGGAGAGTGGGAACAAGTCACCGTTCTGGAATGA